One window of the Deltaproteobacteria bacterium genome contains the following:
- a CDS encoding acyl-CoA dehydrogenase gives MAQVNYFLTEEQQMIVDLARRIAVEKIIPVRAKLDETEEFPWEIMKDIARSDLFGLYIPEEYGGFAKGCFENCLAVEQLAYGCIAVTTTFAASALGGYPILLFGTDEQKARYLPDIASGKRLVAFGLTEANAGSDAAGIRTTAVEDGDHWVLNGTKQWITSGGEAEIYTIVAMTDKNKGARGATAYIVEKGDPGFGFGKKERKMGLNASSTRELIFNGCRIPKDRILGRKGQGFIIAMRTLDLARPGIGAIAVGLAQAALDEAVRYARQRIQFGQPIITFQALQHMLADMATKIEASRALVYSVARTIDEEGAKDVAKLSAMAKVFATDMAMQVTTDAVQVLGGYGYMKSYPVEKMMRDAKILQIYEGTNQIMRNIIGQALNKEYAKK, from the coding sequence ATGGCACAAGTCAATTATTTCTTGACCGAAGAGCAACAGATGATCGTGGATCTGGCACGTCGGATTGCAGTGGAAAAGATCATCCCCGTGAGAGCAAAGCTCGACGAAACCGAGGAATTCCCTTGGGAGATCATGAAGGATATAGCCCGGTCAGATCTTTTCGGGCTTTATATCCCTGAGGAATACGGCGGATTTGCAAAAGGCTGTTTTGAGAATTGCCTGGCAGTGGAACAGCTCGCCTATGGCTGCATTGCCGTTACTACTACTTTTGCAGCCAGCGCGCTGGGAGGTTATCCCATTCTGCTCTTTGGTACTGATGAACAAAAGGCGCGCTATCTCCCGGATATTGCCTCAGGCAAACGACTTGTAGCCTTCGGGCTTACCGAAGCCAATGCCGGAAGTGATGCCGCAGGAATCCGGACTACAGCAGTGGAAGATGGAGACCACTGGGTGTTAAACGGCACCAAACAGTGGATAACCAGCGGCGGTGAGGCAGAAATATATACCATCGTGGCCATGACCGACAAGAACAAAGGCGCACGGGGTGCTACGGCATATATAGTAGAGAAGGGTGATCCGGGGTTCGGCTTTGGGAAAAAAGAACGGAAGATGGGGCTGAATGCCTCATCAACCAGGGAACTCATATTCAATGGGTGCCGAATTCCAAAGGACCGTATTCTTGGCAGGAAGGGCCAGGGCTTCATAATAGCCATGAGGACCCTGGACCTGGCCAGACCTGGGATAGGGGCCATAGCAGTCGGACTCGCCCAGGCGGCCCTGGATGAAGCGGTCAGATATGCGAGACAGAGAATACAGTTCGGTCAGCCAATAATCACCTTTCAGGCCTTACAGCATATGCTGGCGGACATGGCCACAAAGATAGAGGCCTCAAGGGCGCTTGTTTATTCAGTAGCCCGGACCATCGACGAGGAGGGGGCAAAAGACGTTGCCAAACTGTCCGCAATGGCAAAGGTCTTTGCCACTGATATGGCCATGCAGGTAACCACCGATGCGGTCCAGGTCTTGGGCGGCTACGGATACATGAAGTCCTATCCGGTCGAAAAGATGATGCGGGATGCAAAAATCCTCCAGATATATGAGGGCACAAACCAGATCATGCGCAATATCATCGGCCAGGCATTAAATAAGGAGTATGCAAAAAAATAA
- a CDS encoding acyl carrier protein encodes MSIDTKMIDIIAGQLSVAKEKVVPNASFVDDLGADSLDLVELVMAMEEEFGMEIADEDAEKMQTVQDAIDFVKEHGEK; translated from the coding sequence ATGAGTATAGACACCAAGATGATTGACATCATTGCAGGCCAGCTCAGTGTTGCAAAGGAAAAGGTAGTGCCGAACGCCTCCTTTGTAGATGACCTCGGAGCGGATTCCCTGGATCTTGTGGAGCTGGTCATGGCCATGGAAGAGGAGTTCGGCATGGAAATAGCCGACGAAGACGCGGAAAAGATGCAAACGGTCCAGGATGCCATTGACTTTGTCAAAGAGCACGGAGAAAAGTAA
- a CDS encoding beta-ketoacyl-ACP reductase, whose amino-acid sequence MSGNQELQGKIAVVTGGSRGIGRVICLKLARLGAYIFVNDVCDQETAQGVLDEIMEIGGAGSFLPFDVADTEASSKALKAVIKDHGGIHILVNNAGITRDSILARMKAKDWDLVMSVNLKGAFNCTRAVIMAMLKQRWGRIISIGSVVGSMGNPGQVNYAASKAGLEGFTKSVAREVASRGITANVVAPGFIETGMTAGLPEKVKEQLLSQIPAGRMGSPEDVAEAVGFLASEGASYITGHVLHVNGGLICD is encoded by the coding sequence ATGTCGGGCAACCAGGAACTTCAAGGGAAGATAGCAGTGGTGACCGGAGGATCCAGGGGAATAGGCCGGGTCATATGCCTCAAGCTTGCCCGCCTCGGGGCCTATATCTTTGTAAACGATGTCTGCGATCAGGAAACCGCTCAAGGGGTCTTAGACGAAATCATGGAAATTGGAGGGGCCGGCAGCTTCCTGCCCTTCGATGTCGCAGATACTGAAGCAAGTTCCAAGGCCCTTAAGGCCGTCATCAAAGACCACGGGGGAATCCATATACTGGTTAATAATGCGGGCATTACCCGGGACAGTATACTCGCCCGAATGAAGGCAAAGGACTGGGACCTGGTGATGTCGGTGAACCTGAAGGGGGCTTTTAATTGCACCAGGGCAGTCATTATGGCCATGCTAAAACAGAGATGGGGCCGGATTATCAGCATAGGCTCGGTAGTCGGTTCCATGGGAAATCCGGGTCAGGTCAACTATGCCGCATCCAAGGCCGGCTTAGAGGGATTTACCAAGTCCGTGGCCAGAGAGGTGGCATCAAGGGGGATTACCGCAAATGTCGTGGCACCCGGCTTCATTGAAACAGGTATGACTGCCGGATTGCCGGAAAAGGTAAAGGAACAGCTATTGAGCCAGATTCCTGCCGGCCGGATGGGAAGCCCTGAGGATGTGGCCGAGGCCGTTGGCTTTTTGGCTTCGGAGGGAGCATCATATATCACCGGACACGTGCTTCATGTAAATGGGGGATTGATCTGCGATTAA
- a CDS encoding electron transfer flavoprotein subunit alpha encodes MLKVDTEKCTGCGECEEVCAFEAICVEDDVAVVDQDACTLCGTCVDGCPEGALEFHNEKDLPATDLSSWRGIWAVAECRGGVLVPVTLELLAKSGRLADKLGTDVTAVLMGHDIESRAQELISHGADRVLIVDHPELATFIDEVYANILADLAWKERPEIILAGATAMGRSYIPRVATILKTGLTADCTGLDIRAEDRLLLQTRPAFGGNLLATIVCPRHRPQMATVRPNVMKADAPDPGRKGEVIRVVPEEDLLGHRVRILESVKEHAEGPNLSEADVIVTAGRGFEQEKNVELARELADLLGGAVGATRAAVDAGWLSRRTQIGQTGVTVSPKLYMACGVSGAIQHIVGMQGSEIIVAINKDAGAPIFDIATYGLVGDVKEILPLLIQNIRKEQGL; translated from the coding sequence ATGCTTAAAGTTGATACAGAAAAGTGCACCGGATGCGGTGAGTGTGAAGAGGTGTGCGCTTTTGAAGCCATTTGTGTAGAAGACGACGTGGCAGTGGTGGATCAGGACGCCTGCACCCTATGCGGGACCTGTGTGGATGGCTGTCCTGAGGGGGCACTGGAGTTTCACAATGAGAAGGATCTGCCCGCAACTGATTTAAGCTCCTGGAGAGGGATATGGGCCGTTGCAGAGTGCCGGGGCGGTGTCCTCGTCCCTGTGACACTTGAGCTCCTGGCGAAGTCCGGGAGGCTTGCAGACAAGCTTGGCACAGATGTTACTGCCGTACTCATGGGACATGATATTGAATCCAGGGCCCAGGAATTGATATCCCATGGAGCGGACAGGGTACTGATTGTCGATCACCCCGAGCTTGCGACATTCATCGATGAAGTCTATGCAAACATACTTGCAGATCTTGCCTGGAAAGAAAGGCCCGAGATCATTTTGGCCGGTGCCACGGCCATGGGGCGTTCCTATATACCGAGGGTCGCCACGATCCTTAAGACAGGACTCACTGCTGATTGTACAGGACTCGATATCCGGGCAGAAGACAGGTTATTGCTTCAGACAAGGCCGGCCTTTGGTGGAAATCTCCTTGCAACTATTGTATGCCCCAGGCACAGACCACAGATGGCCACAGTCAGGCCCAATGTCATGAAAGCAGATGCCCCTGATCCCGGACGGAAAGGCGAGGTGATCCGGGTCGTTCCAGAGGAAGATCTGCTGGGCCATCGGGTCCGGATCCTTGAATCTGTGAAGGAGCATGCAGAAGGCCCCAATCTCAGTGAGGCAGATGTGATCGTGACTGCAGGCAGGGGGTTCGAACAGGAGAAGAACGTGGAGCTGGCCAGGGAGCTGGCCGATTTGCTCGGAGGTGCGGTCGGGGCCACAAGGGCGGCCGTAGATGCCGGATGGCTCTCCAGACGCACCCAGATCGGTCAAACAGGTGTTACTGTGTCTCCCAAGCTTTATATGGCTTGCGGGGTATCAGGGGCCATACAGCATATAGTCGGAATGCAAGGGTCAGAGATCATAGTGGCGATAAATAAAGACGCCGGGGCCCCTATTTTTGATATAGCCACTTATGGCCTGGTTGGGGACGTTAAGGAGATACTACCCCTTCTGATCCAAAATATTCGAAAGGAGCAGGGACTGTAA
- a CDS encoding 50S ribosomal protein L32, protein MAVPQRKTSRSRRGKRRSHNALRISNLSTCPQCTEPKLPHRICPQCGTYRGKVFTEEKDLD, encoded by the coding sequence ATGGCGGTTCCACAAAGAAAAACTTCGCGTTCACGCAGAGGTAAGCGTCGCTCGCATAATGCGCTTCGTATATCAAATCTTTCAACATGTCCTCAGTGTACAGAACCCAAGCTCCCTCACAGGATCTGTCCCCAATGTGGTACCTACAGGGGAAAAGTATTTACTGAAGAAAAAGATTTAGACTAG
- a CDS encoding 3-oxoacyl-ACP synthase, whose protein sequence is MPAHSIIIGTGSCVPQKVVTNKDLESRVDTTDEWIRTRTGIIQRHISNDRETNSYLATQSARKALDMAGVRPQDLDLIIVGTMTPDMPVPSVACLVQNELGAKRAGAFDLYAACSSFIYALSVADKYIRSDSGMKILVIGSEVLSRVINWEDRNTCVLFGDGAGAVVIVGTGEDRGILSTHLHADGSLGELLIIRGLGTAFPVSHENLEKGWQYIQMQGRDVFKYAVKAMESAAWEALDANGWNGDDVDLFFSHQANIRIIDLLGERLGIPKEKIFINIHKYGNTSAASIPIALDEANRTGMLTPGLRILMVAFGGGFTWGSGAMCW, encoded by the coding sequence ATGCCTGCTCACAGTATAATCATAGGAACAGGGTCTTGCGTACCCCAAAAGGTGGTAACCAACAAGGATCTGGAAAGCCGGGTGGATACTACTGACGAATGGATACGCACCAGGACCGGGATCATTCAACGCCATATCTCTAATGACCGGGAAACCAACTCCTATCTTGCTACACAGTCGGCAAGAAAGGCCCTTGACATGGCAGGTGTGCGACCTCAGGATCTGGACCTTATTATAGTCGGCACCATGACTCCGGACATGCCCGTGCCCTCTGTCGCCTGTCTGGTACAGAATGAGTTGGGGGCAAAAAGGGCCGGGGCCTTTGACCTGTATGCCGCTTGCAGCAGTTTTATCTATGCGCTTTCCGTGGCAGATAAATACATCCGGAGCGACTCAGGGATGAAGATCCTTGTGATCGGGAGCGAAGTGCTTTCCCGTGTTATAAACTGGGAAGACCGGAATACGTGCGTGCTATTCGGTGATGGAGCGGGGGCCGTTGTAATTGTCGGCACCGGAGAGGACCGGGGTATTCTATCCACCCATCTCCATGCAGATGGTTCATTAGGAGAGCTCCTTATCATAAGGGGCCTTGGGACGGCCTTTCCGGTAAGTCATGAAAACCTTGAAAAGGGGTGGCAGTATATTCAGATGCAGGGCAGAGATGTATTCAAGTATGCGGTCAAAGCAATGGAGTCCGCAGCCTGGGAGGCCCTGGACGCAAATGGATGGAATGGAGATGATGTAGACCTTTTTTTCTCTCATCAGGCCAACATACGAATCATTGATTTGCTGGGAGAGAGGTTGGGTATTCCCAAGGAAAAGATCTTTATCAATATTCACAAGTATGGTAATACCTCGGCGGCGAGTATACCCATTGCCCTGGATGAAGCTAATCGTACGGGGATGCTGACACCGGGCCTTCGGATCCTGATGGTTGCTTTCGGTGGGGGGTTTACCTGGGGATCAGGGGCCATGTGCTGGTAG
- a CDS encoding phosphoribosylformylglycinamidine synthase, translating to MTSQVRVIVTAGYGTNCEMETANACRLAGAEHVDIVHLSDLLDGSVRLDDYHFLNLPGGFLDGDNLGAAQAGAYRLRNARIRGTGERMLDQLLQFVGKGGLVLGVCNGFQLMVKIGLLPGFDGDYERRYVSLTYNDSGKFEDRWVTCKVTPGSSCIFTRGIDIIELPVRHGEGKFVTIDMAARDRLMAEGLIALQYASPVTGEPTQDYPHNPNGSELAIAGICDTTGRLMGLMPHPEAFHHRTNHPRWTRKELPEEGAGLAFFRNAVDYIRERLC from the coding sequence ATGACATCCCAAGTACGTGTAATAGTTACGGCCGGATATGGAACCAACTGCGAGATGGAGACGGCCAATGCCTGCAGGCTGGCAGGTGCAGAGCACGTTGATATAGTCCATCTCAGTGATTTGCTGGACGGGAGCGTCCGCCTAGATGACTATCATTTTCTTAACCTGCCGGGTGGATTTCTGGATGGCGATAATCTGGGAGCGGCGCAGGCCGGGGCTTACAGGCTCAGAAATGCCAGGATCAGGGGAACCGGTGAACGCATGCTGGATCAGCTTCTGCAATTTGTGGGAAAAGGCGGTCTGGTACTGGGGGTGTGCAATGGTTTTCAATTGATGGTCAAGATCGGCCTCCTGCCAGGTTTTGATGGCGATTATGAGCGACGTTACGTAAGTCTCACCTATAACGATTCCGGCAAGTTCGAAGACCGGTGGGTGACTTGCAAAGTCACCCCGGGCTCTTCTTGTATATTCACCCGTGGAATAGACATTATCGAGTTGCCTGTAAGGCACGGAGAGGGAAAGTTTGTAACAATTGACATGGCAGCAAGGGACCGGCTGATGGCAGAAGGTCTTATCGCACTTCAGTATGCATCGCCTGTAACAGGGGAGCCCACGCAGGACTATCCCCATAACCCGAACGGCTCGGAGCTCGCCATAGCCGGGATTTGCGATACTACAGGCAGGCTCATGGGCCTGATGCCCCATCCTGAGGCCTTTCATCACAGGACCAACCATCCGCGGTGGACCAGGAAGGAGTTGCCAGAGGAAGGGGCGGGACTGGCCTTTTTCCGGAATGCCGTGGACTATATACGGGAGAGACTCTGCTGA
- the fabF gene encoding beta-ketoacyl-[acyl-carrier-protein] synthase II produces MINQSQSRRVVVTGLGLLCPLGIGVEASWANLTAGKSGIGPVTRFDTKDYPSRIAGEVKDFEPVDFMPEKLVKRVDPFVRLGLAAAQMAIEDAGLEIPGDKASRAGVITGCGLGGLGSIEYYRDVLVNKGPKRVSPFFIPMAIPNMASGQISIMCGTKGPNTVVCTACAAGSHAIGDAFKTIQRGAADVMICGGTESVITPLAFAGFSNMKALSTRNEKPEQASRPFDKERDGFIIGEGAGILIIEEMNHALERGADIRAEIIGYGLTGDAYHITAPPEDGEGGARCMSMALEDAGLSYRDIDYINAHGTSTPLNDLCETRAIKTVFKDRAKEIPVSSTKSMTGHLLGGAGGVEAIFCIKTIEDGIIPPTINYEIPDPECDLDYVPNRARSQSVDVVMSNSFGFGGTNAVLIFRRYR; encoded by the coding sequence ATGATAAACCAAAGCCAGAGCCGCAGGGTAGTAGTTACAGGGCTTGGCCTTCTCTGTCCCCTGGGTATCGGGGTTGAAGCAAGCTGGGCGAATCTGACAGCCGGGAAGTCCGGCATAGGTCCTGTTACCCGTTTTGACACAAAAGATTATCCTTCCCGGATTGCGGGAGAGGTAAAAGATTTTGAACCGGTTGATTTTATGCCGGAGAAGCTGGTTAAACGGGTAGATCCTTTTGTGAGACTGGGCCTGGCGGCGGCCCAGATGGCCATTGAAGATGCAGGCCTCGAGATCCCGGGGGACAAGGCCTCAAGAGCCGGTGTTATTACCGGATGCGGCCTTGGGGGGCTGGGATCGATTGAATACTACAGGGACGTCCTTGTAAATAAAGGACCCAAACGCGTGAGCCCGTTTTTTATCCCCATGGCCATACCCAACATGGCCTCCGGTCAGATCTCAATAATGTGCGGGACAAAAGGCCCCAATACCGTGGTATGCACTGCCTGCGCGGCAGGCAGCCACGCCATAGGAGACGCCTTTAAGACGATACAGAGAGGTGCGGCGGATGTGATGATATGCGGTGGCACCGAATCAGTAATCACGCCCCTGGCATTTGCCGGTTTCTCCAATATGAAGGCCCTTTCCACAAGGAATGAGAAGCCTGAACAGGCCTCGAGGCCCTTTGATAAGGAACGCGACGGATTCATAATCGGTGAGGGTGCAGGTATCCTGATCATCGAAGAGATGAATCATGCCCTGGAAAGGGGTGCCGATATCCGGGCAGAGATAATCGGATACGGGCTTACCGGAGACGCCTATCACATCACGGCCCCGCCCGAGGATGGAGAGGGCGGCGCAAGATGCATGTCAATGGCCCTTGAGGACGCAGGGCTCAGCTATCGGGACATAGACTATATAAATGCCCATGGTACGAGCACTCCCCTTAATGATCTTTGTGAAACAAGGGCCATAAAGACTGTCTTCAAGGACAGGGCAAAAGAGATACCCGTGAGCTCCACCAAGTCCATGACCGGGCATTTGTTGGGAGGGGCCGGGGGAGTTGAGGCAATTTTTTGCATAAAGACCATTGAAGACGGGATTATCCCCCCAACCATCAACTATGAGATCCCGGATCCTGAATGCGATCTCGACTATGTTCCAAATAGAGCAAGGAGCCAATCCGTGGACG
- a CDS encoding preprotein translocase: MPESLAQILIRLLKYLRRFLLETAICFTGLTAIIYWLSPHFLTFLQSHFQQRLAFFGVLEPILALLKLSSVGALILMAPWILWRMSQGLVDVLGFSRKSSLVFMLSALLLFYAGALFCFFITLPFGINFLLGYQSQHLRPVIAVGKFVNFIGLFLLSFGLIFEIPLVMTLLCRLKICGPETFGRYRRYAILLIAVMAAVLTPTPDVFNMALMGVPLYVLYETGIIIAGILNPPSI; encoded by the coding sequence ATGCCCGAATCTCTGGCCCAGATCCTGATACGCCTGCTTAAATATTTAAGGCGTTTCCTGCTGGAAACCGCGATTTGCTTTACAGGGTTGACCGCCATAATTTACTGGCTTTCTCCCCACTTCCTTACCTTTCTTCAGTCCCATTTCCAGCAGCGACTCGCATTTTTTGGGGTACTGGAACCGATACTGGCCCTGCTCAAGCTCTCAAGTGTTGGGGCATTAATTCTCATGGCCCCGTGGATACTCTGGCGCATGTCGCAGGGTTTGGTAGATGTGCTTGGTTTTTCCAGAAAATCTTCCCTGGTATTTATGTTGTCAGCACTTCTACTCTTTTATGCAGGAGCCCTCTTCTGTTTTTTCATTACCCTTCCGTTCGGGATAAACTTCCTCCTGGGCTATCAGTCGCAACACCTGAGGCCGGTGATAGCCGTGGGTAAATTCGTGAATTTTATCGGGCTTTTTCTCCTTAGTTTCGGCCTGATCTTCGAGATTCCATTAGTCATGACATTGCTTTGTAGATTGAAAATCTGTGGCCCTGAGACCTTTGGGAGATACAGACGTTATGCGATTCTATTAATTGCCGTAATGGCTGCCGTTCTCACTCCCACGCCTGACGTCTTCAATATGGCCTTGATGGGGGTGCCTTTGTATGTCCTTTACGAGACAGGAATAATTATAGCCGGTATATTAAATCCTCCTTCTATTTAA
- a CDS encoding electron transfer flavoprotein subunit beta, giving the protein MNIVVCIKQVPDAKTVRFDTEKGTLVREGVEAVINPFDFHALEAGLQMRDTYGGKVTVLTMGPLQAENALREAVSLGADKGILLSDRAFAGADTLATTYTLAMAIKKLGPVDLVLCGKQAIDGDTAQVGPGLAVRLGLPHVTCVNALSVLDDGKTLHIRRINEDGYDILELEMPALLTVLASLNTPRLPSLKGKMRAGKVDIPVWDAGELGAEPGRIGLAGSATRVISTSVPTFKARREILEGSAEEQVKALVFRFKEAGFLNA; this is encoded by the coding sequence ATGAACATAGTGGTCTGCATAAAACAGGTTCCGGATGCAAAGACCGTGCGTTTTGACACGGAAAAGGGCACCCTGGTACGGGAGGGAGTAGAGGCTGTAATAAACCCGTTTGATTTCCATGCCCTTGAGGCCGGCCTCCAGATGAGAGATACTTACGGCGGAAAGGTCACCGTGCTCACCATGGGGCCGCTACAGGCGGAAAATGCCTTGAGAGAGGCTGTATCCCTTGGAGCGGATAAGGGAATCCTTCTGTCGGACCGGGCCTTTGCAGGAGCGGATACCCTGGCCACTACCTATACCCTGGCAATGGCAATCAAGAAGCTGGGGCCTGTTGACCTTGTGCTTTGCGGCAAGCAGGCCATAGACGGTGACACGGCCCAGGTAGGCCCAGGGCTGGCCGTCCGGCTCGGCCTTCCCCATGTGACATGCGTAAACGCGCTCAGTGTCCTTGATGACGGAAAGACATTGCATATCAGGCGGATAAATGAAGATGGCTACGATATTCTTGAGCTTGAGATGCCCGCCCTCCTGACAGTACTTGCCTCCCTCAACACCCCAAGGCTTCCTTCCCTCAAAGGAAAGATGCGGGCCGGTAAGGTCGATATTCCTGTATGGGACGCCGGGGAACTCGGGGCAGAGCCTGGCAGGATCGGGCTGGCAGGCTCTGCGACTCGGGTGATATCCACATCGGTTCCCACCTTTAAAGCCAGGCGGGAGATACTTGAAGGCTCAGCGGAAGAACAGGTGAAGGCCCTGGTCTTCAGGTTCAAAGAAGCGGGATTTCTTAATGCTTAA
- a CDS encoding phosphate acyltransferase PlsX, whose translation MSVAVDAMGGDRGPDVLIKGAIDAARDYGVGITLVGMEGVLRDKLQRQGGGDLPISTHPASQVVDMEESPADSLRHKKDSSIRVAFELVRQGKAEALVSAGNSGATLATAMVALGRINGVRPAIATLMPTLKKPVAMIDVGANVDCKPVHLLQFGIMGSVFAGELLDNSRPRVGLLSIGEEDTKGNQLVKRAYDLLADSDLNFVGNIEGGEVFKGDVDVIVCDGFVGNICLKLSEGLAKTILTMLSSEIGENLMAEMGYPLRSAFKRFYKIIDYAEYGGAPLLGINGIAIICHGLSGSKAVKNAIRLAHELAEIKLADKLNNFLSIRQKLFKEVR comes from the coding sequence ATGTCTGTAGCAGTAGATGCCATGGGGGGCGATCGAGGCCCTGACGTCTTGATAAAGGGGGCAATCGATGCAGCCAGGGATTACGGCGTTGGGATCACCTTGGTCGGGATGGAAGGTGTGCTGAGGGATAAGCTTCAACGACAGGGCGGGGGTGATTTGCCCATCAGCACCCATCCGGCCTCTCAGGTAGTTGATATGGAAGAATCCCCGGCTGATTCCCTGAGACATAAAAAGGATTCTTCGATTCGAGTTGCTTTTGAACTTGTGCGTCAAGGAAAGGCCGAGGCCTTGGTCAGCGCAGGCAACTCAGGAGCCACTCTGGCAACGGCCATGGTTGCCCTGGGCAGAATCAATGGCGTTCGTCCGGCCATTGCTACGCTTATGCCGACCCTGAAAAAACCCGTAGCCATGATAGACGTTGGGGCGAACGTGGACTGCAAGCCCGTTCATCTGCTGCAGTTCGGAATAATGGGATCGGTGTTTGCAGGGGAGCTTTTGGATAATTCCCGGCCCAGAGTAGGGCTGCTGAGTATCGGGGAGGAAGATACCAAGGGCAACCAGCTTGTAAAGAGGGCTTATGATCTCCTTGCGGACAGTGACCTGAATTTTGTCGGCAACATAGAAGGCGGTGAGGTCTTCAAGGGCGATGTAGACGTAATAGTGTGCGACGGATTTGTGGGTAATATATGTCTTAAACTGAGCGAGGGTCTCGCAAAGACTATACTCACCATGCTGAGTTCAGAGATCGGGGAAAATCTCATGGCTGAAATGGGATATCCCTTGAGATCCGCCTTTAAGAGGTTCTACAAGATAATAGATTATGCCGAATACGGTGGCGCTCCTCTGTTAGGTATCAACGGGATAGCAATCATATGCCACGGACTCTCCGGCTCAAAAGCAGTCAAAAATGCAATACGACTGGCACACGAACTTGCTGAGATAAAGTTGGCTGATAAGCTTAACAATTTTCTTTCAATAAGACAGAAGCTCTTCAAGGAAGTCCGGTGA
- a CDS encoding IS200/IS605 family transposase, translated as MSKEYRKGPHTIYDIQYHFVWVTKYRYHVLKGEVAFRTREIIRQTCEARNITILNGHVSRDHVHLHVSCPPELAPSKIVQYVKGRSSRLIQQEFPHLRKRYWGRHLWARGYFCATVGNVTEKMIAAYIASQEKASPKEAFTIAND; from the coding sequence ATAAGCAAAGAATATCGCAAGGGGCCTCACACGATCTATGATATCCAGTATCATTTCGTATGGGTTACGAAATATCGTTATCATGTTTTGAAAGGAGAAGTGGCTTTTAGAACCAGGGAGATAATCCGTCAGACTTGTGAGGCCCGCAATATTACAATTCTTAATGGTCATGTTAGCAGGGATCATGTTCATCTGCATGTTTCATGTCCTCCAGAACTTGCTCCGAGCAAGATAGTTCAATATGTGAAAGGACGAAGTTCTCGACTGATTCAGCAAGAATTTCCGCATTTGCGTAAGAGATATTGGGGAAGGCATCTTTGGGCTCGCGGCTATTTTTGTGCAACAGTTGGGAATGTTACAGAAAAAATGATAGCCGCTTATATTGCAAGCCAAGAAAAGGCGAGCCCTAAAGAGGCCTTCACTATTGCTAATGACTAA
- a CDS encoding glutathione synthase codes for MIKGDLFYWERGIWDEDMIRNLTKARAVILPQTVSRELYALCCTLCTNVFPNYSLRFKWDGKVGNTMLFWSYGIPHPKTWIFPRVETLLGDHPEMGHRPGLPDYPFVIKGTSGGGGTQTWLIEDAQDLKQVTEILKHFEMRGIFGFVLQEFIPDLQKDLRVVIIGNHIQSYWRCNTSGFLHNIARGGQIDARSDPELQAIGRDAVKELCNNTGINMAGFDLVFLKGSDIPLFIEINYTFGRTGLGGSDAFYELFENEVNQWLETCG; via the coding sequence ATGATTAAAGGCGATCTCTTTTACTGGGAAAGGGGTATCTGGGATGAGGATATGATCCGTAACCTCACAAAGGCCAGGGCAGTGATATTACCACAGACAGTATCCAGGGAACTCTATGCCCTGTGCTGCACTCTGTGCACTAATGTCTTCCCAAACTATAGTCTTCGCTTCAAGTGGGACGGAAAGGTTGGAAACACCATGCTGTTCTGGAGTTATGGAATTCCTCACCCAAAGACGTGGATCTTTCCGCGAGTTGAAACCTTGTTGGGCGATCACCCTGAAATGGGACACCGTCCCGGGCTCCCGGATTATCCATTTGTGATAAAGGGGACCAGTGGAGGAGGAGGGACCCAGACCTGGCTGATAGAAGACGCTCAGGACCTGAAACAGGTAACGGAAATACTCAAGCATTTTGAGATGCGGGGCATATTTGGCTTTGTGTTGCAGGAATTTATTCCTGATCTCCAAAAGGATCTCAGGGTTGTGATCATAGGAAACCATATCCAGAGCTACTGGCGATGCAACACATCGGGTTTTCTCCACAATATCGCAAGGGGCGGACAGATTGATGCCCGGTCCGATCCGGAGCTGCAGGCCATAGGAAGAGATGCAGTAAAAGAGCTGTGTAATAATACCGGAATCAATATGGCAGGTTTTGATCTTGTCTTTTTGAAAGGCTCTGATATTCCCCTATTCATTGAAATCAATTATACTTTTGGTCGAACCGGCCTGGGAGGCTCTGACGCCTTTTATGAACTCTTTGAGAACGAGGTCAATCAGTGGCTGGAGACCTGCGGATAA